In Excalfactoria chinensis isolate bCotChi1 chromosome 3, bCotChi1.hap2, whole genome shotgun sequence, one DNA window encodes the following:
- the NCOA7 gene encoding nuclear receptor coactivator 7 isoform X2, translating to MQARSPALLFLILPPLSFSPELLICTAEHPPGRQRPQGSATWSSGPGPAFSPLPPRPACNTEGLGAHRAAMHSLSTLRPRSWSWGCVPASPPPPDDNQNKTNEKKEKKMVSQKPHGTVEYTAGNQDTINSIALKFNITPNKLVELNKLFTHTIVPGQILFVPETSVARLPSFSPGAPISPSSSDAEYDKLPDADLARKAFKPVERVLSSTSEEDEPVVVKFLKMNCRYFTDGKGVVGGVMIVTPNNIMFDPHKSDPLVIENGCEEYGLICPMEEVVSIALYNDISHMKIKDALPSDIPKDLCPLYRPGEWEDLSSEKDINPFSKFKSLSKEKRQQNGDSPSVPGAKQIKPSDKEKSADFEVLQSSESTGSIKSKSLEFYNNITATEHLEKFAADPLVKEPSEEKNVSDIRTKEDSLSGGGGDDFIDLEKVPSRMDRGLDRKISLMEGLLADPRELGRTKQQVTKPTTEVQEHFTVDSLEKKDSVEPKADLDLELCEKQDVIPEVNKCVSSPTGKVETALDTKKELEKDKLIEFYLNKDGSGSQSSEDLHKAEIQKGENNKAIGIDLTLSCSKSQADEVHTVRSMELDSCCVGRKAPSLESSAAAAEEKDLKESLDSSLVPAVDKTCQETQLDNQSEVRLWLLQKIQVPIEDMLPSKEEKSKTPPMFLCIKVGKPMRKSFVSQSTTMSQQYSKKIKQPEYWFAVPRERVDHLYTFFVQWSPEIYGKDAKEQGFVVVEKEELDMIDNFFSEPTTKSWEIITVEEAKRRKSVCSYYGEEEDDDALPVLKHHSALLENMHIEQLAQRLPARVQGYPWRLAYSTLEHGTSLKTLYRKSASLDSPVLLVIKDMDNQIFGAYATHPFRFSDHYYGTGETFLYTFSPNFKVFKWSGENTYFINGDMTSLELGGGGGRFGLWLDADLYHGRSNSCSTFNNDILSKKEDFIIQDVEVWTFE from the exons TCCACCCTTCGGCCTCGCTcctggagctggggctgtgtaCCAGCCTCACCCCCACCACCAG atgacaatcaaaacaaaaccaatgaaaagaaagagaagaagatggTTTCTCAGAAGCCTCACGGTACCGTAGAATATACT GCTGGAAATCAGGACACCATAAACAGCATAGCGTTAAAGTTTAACATCACCCCAAACAAGCTTGTGGAACTCAATAAGCTTTTCACACACACGATTGTTCCAGGGCAG ATTCTCTTTGTACCAGAAACGAGTGTTGCCAGGCTGCCTTCTTTCAGTCCTGGTGCTCCCATTTCTCCTTCGTCATCAGATGCAGAATATGATAAACTCCCT gaTGCTGATTTGGCAAGAAAGGCCTTCAAGCCGGTTGAGAGAGTCTTGTCTTCCACTTCAGAAGAGGATGAGCCTGTTGTTGtcaaatttttaaaaatgaattgtcGTTACTTCACAGATGGTAAG GGTGTAGTTGGAGGAGTCATGATAGTAACTCCAAACAACATCATGTTTGATCCACATAAATCTGATCCTCTGGTAATTGAGAATGGCTGTGAAGAATATGGGCTAATCTGCCCCATGGAGGAGGTTGTCTCTATAGCTCTCTACAATGACATCTCTCACATGAAAATTAAAGATGCATTGCCATC TGACATACCAAAGGATCTTTGTCCTCTGTACAGGCCAGGAGAATGGGAAGACCTTTCCTCTGAGAAAGATATCAATCCTTTCAGCAAATTCAAATCCCTTAGCAAGGAAAAGAGGCAACAGAATGGTGATTCACCCAGTGTTCCAGGTGCCAAACAGATAAAACCTTCAGATAAAGAAAAGTCTGCTGATTTTGAAGTTCTTCAGTCATCTGAGAGTACGGGCTCAATTAAATCCAAGTCACTGGAGTTTTATAATAATATCACTGCCACTGAACATTTGGAAAAGTTTGCTGCAGATCCACTTGTCAAGGAgccttctgaagaaaaaaatgtttcagacaTCAGAACCAAAGAAGACTCCCtttcaggaggaggaggggatgATTTCATTGATCTGGAAAAGGTGCCATCTCGTATGGATAGAGGGTTGGACAGGAAAATCTCATTAATGGAAGGCTTGTTGGCTGACCCCAGGGAGTTGGGGAGAACGAAGCAGCAGGTAACCAAACCCACTACAGAAGTCCAGGAGCACTTCACAGTTGATTCCTTGGAAAAAAAGGACAGTGTTGAACCTAAAGCTGATTTAGACTTAGAGCTATGTGAAAAACAAGATGTTATTCCAGAAGTAAACAAATGTGTCAGTTCCCCAACAGGTAAGGTGGAGACTGCATTGGACACTAAGAAAGAGCTAGAGAAAGATAAACTTATAGAATTTTATCTCAATAAAGATGGGAGTGGGTCTCAGTCATCTGAAGACTTGCACAAGGCTGAAATCCAGAAAGGTGAAAACAATAAAGCAATTGGTATAGACCTTACACTTAGCTGTTCAAAGTCCCAAGCTGATGAAGTCCATACAGTTAGAAGTATGGAGCTTGATTCCTGCTGTGTTGGAAGGAAAGCACCTTCATTAGAAAGcagcgcagcagcagcagaggaaaaggatctcAAAGAGTCTCTGGACTCTTCGTTAGTACCAGCTGTAGACAAGACCTGTCAAGAAACACAGTTAGACAATCAATCAGAGGTCAGactgtggctgctgcagaaaaTTCAAGTGCCAATTGAAG ATATGCTTCCTTCAAAAGAGGAGAAGAGCAAGACTCCTCCAATGTTTCTGTGCATTAAAGTAGGCAAACCTATGAGAAAGTCTTTTGTGTCTCAGAGCACCACCATGTCTCAACAGTACAGTAAAAAGATAAAGCAACCAGAGTACTGGTTTGCTGTTCCCCGGGAAAG GGTGGATCACTTGTACACGTTTTTTGTTCAGTGGTCACCAGAGATATATGGAAAAGATGCCAAAGAGCAAGGTTTTGTTGTGGTAGAAAAGGAGGAGCTTGACATGATAGACAACTTCTTCAGTGAGCCCACTACTAAAAGCTGGGAG ATCATTACTGTAGAAGAAGCAAAACGGCGGAAGAGTGTTTGCAGCTACTATGGGGAAGAAGAAGATGATGATGCTTTACCTGTCTTAAAGCATCACAGTGCACTTCTGGAAAATATGCACATAGAGCAG CTTGCCCAGCGCTTGCCTGCAAGAGTGCAGGGCTACCCGTGGCGGCTGGCGTATAGTACTCTGGAGCATGGGACAAGCCTGAAGACTCTGTATCGCAAATCGGCATCTCTGGACAGTCCAGTTCTCCTCGTCATTAAGGACATGGACAACCAG ATTTTTGGAGCATACGCTACGCATCCCTTCAGGTTTAGTGACCATTACTATGGCACTGGTGAAACATTCCTCTACACGTTCAGTCCAAATTTCAAG GTATTCAAATGGAGTGGGGAGAATACCTACTTCATCAATGGAGACATGACCTCTTTGGAGCTTGGAGGTGGAGG cGGACGATTTGGCTTATGGTTGGATGCAGACTTGTATCATGGACGAAGCAACTCCTGCAGCACCTTCAATAATGACATCTTATCTAAGAAAGAAGATTTCATAATACAGGATGTAGAAGTATGGACATTTGAATGA